One region of Strongyloides ratti genome assembly S_ratti_ED321, chromosome : X genomic DNA includes:
- a CDS encoding Bestrophin/UPF0187 family-containing protein: MTISYNLDVSSTSTHAFLKLLFRWRGSIWKSVYGEFFIWTICYYTIMFIYRVLLTENQMHIFELFAYDCNKKLDYIPLTFMLGFFVTIVVDRWKNIFSNIGFIDTVALVISLNVRGTDEETRIRRRNLVRYLLLTQVLIYRDISVRVRKRFPTIQSIEDAGYFEPHETILYKETQTKYSKYWIPINWCLSICYELRKQNKIESDPGLRQLTDEIKSHRIKLGSLCDYDWVPVPLAYPQVVFTAVRVYFIICLWSRQFLISDNNFNTKSIIDMYVPFMTMLQLIFYMGWLKVAEALLNPLGEDDDDFEVNYMIDRNTGNGFCIVDMSHNEIPYQKLDKFICNKEAMYSEDTAGDTINPLVGSATRATINVKDENVKMVPHNKPSKVGKSQVSENDEEKEDKIGIKRSIKNKERATTSRLSPYRGLKQKFSLNKPRSQSFMEDKVNPFDVSYKTRIQVSRPTLEGTFKEEDDNISDDKLDIVVHSQNKIDKTNEKDIIQPCTPIITTPIMDRLTIPSSPTCSEEKIFTSSQKEGTNNKK, encoded by the exons atgacaatttcttataatttaGATGTCTCATCAACAAGTACCCATGcctttttaaaacttttatttcgATGGAGAGGATCAATCTGGAAATCTGTTTATGGTGAATTTTTTATATGGACTATATGTTATTATACaattatgtttatttatcGTGTTTTATTAACAGAAAATCAAATGCATATTTTTGAACTTTTTGCATATGATTGTAATAAGAAATTAGATTATATTCCATTAACATTTATGTTAGGTTTTTTTGTTACAATTGTTGTTGATAGatggaaaaatattttttctaatatagGATTTATTGATAC tGTAGCATTagttatatcattaaatgtCCGTGGAACAGATGAAGAAACTAGAATACGAAGAAGAAATTTAGTTAGATATCTTCTTCTAACACAAGTTCTTATTTATCGTGATATATCAGTTAGAGTTAGAAAACGATTTCCAACAATACAAAGTATTGAAGATGCAG gaTATTTTGAACCTCatgaaacaattttatataaagaaacacaaacaaaatattcaaaatattgGATACCTATTAATTGGTGCCTTAGTATATGTTATGAACTTcgtaaacaaaataaaattgaaagtGATCCTGGTTTAAGACAATTAACTGATGAAATCAAATCTCATCGTATAAAATTAGGTTCATTATGTGATTATGATTGGGTTCCTGTACCATTAGCATATCCACAAGTTGTCTTTACAGCTGTTcgtgtttattttattatatgtttatGGTCTagacaatttttaatttctgataataattttaatactaaaaGTATTATTGATATGTATGTACCATTTATGACAATGCttcaattaatattttatatgggATGGTTAAAAGTAGCAGAAGCATTATTAAATCCATTGGGTGAAGATGATGATGATTTTGAGGTTAATTATATGATTGATAGAAATACAGGAAATGGTTTTTGTATTGTTGATATGTCACATAATGAAATACCATATCAAAAATtggataaatttatttgtaataaagaAGCAATGTATTCAGAAGATACAGCTGGAGATACTATTAATCCACTTGTTGGTTCAGCAACACGTGCTACAATTAATGTTAAAGatgaaaatgttaaaatggTTCCACATAATAAACCATCAAAAGTTGGAAAATCCCAAGTTTCAGAGAATGatgaagaaaaagaagataaaatTGGTATAAAAAGAAGTATAAAGAATAAAGAAAGAGCAACAACAAGTAGACTATCACCTTACAGAGGATTAAAACAAAAGTTTAGTTTAAACAA ACCACGATCCCAATCTTTTATGGAAGATAAAGTTAATCCATTTGATGTTTCATATAAAACACGTATACAAGTCTCAAGACCAACATTAGAAGGAACATTTAAAGAAGAAGATGATAATATATCAGATGATAAATTAGATATAGTTGTTCATtcacaaaataaaatagataaaacaAATGAAAAAGATATCATTCAACCATGTACACCAATTATAACAACACCAATAATGGATAGGTTAACAATTCCTTCCTCTCCAACATGTAgtgaagaaaaaatttttacatcgTCACAAAAAGAAGGtacaaataataagaaataa